The Lagenorhynchus albirostris chromosome 17, mLagAlb1.1, whole genome shotgun sequence nucleotide sequence CAGTGATCTAGGAGTCCCAAGATCAGAATTCTAGATTCTGCTCTGCTTTTCTCTAGCTCTGTGAGAAAACGTGAGTACATCTTAAGAGAATAGATTCTAAAGCCAGTGGCAAGTGAAACATTGCATTGAGTCAAAAATGTCCTTGAAAATCCCTGAGACTTTGAATGATGCAGAAGTCTAGAGACTACAATCATGTCttgatattatatatgtatacatatatacatacatatatattcaacaGTAATTATGTTCTTGCTGTAACAGCATCCTTTAGAATGAAGAACTTCTCAGGTGTATCTGGAATTACTCTGCATCCAACCAGTGGATTCAGTGTATACAACCCAAGCTACTATTTCTGAATTTCCTTAATGTAAATGGAGTTGTTTTGTTTACTGAATCTTTAGTTAGATTTGAATAGTGAGGAACTTGAAATAACATGGACCCAACTTGAAACTGAGGCAAAATGATTTTGTTACCACCTATTCTAGGAGTTTCTTATATTATTGTGACACTCCAGTGTGTGAATGTTAATTCTAATTATATTTGAAGGAATACTCTGTTTGCTTTCTATAGCAAGATAACTATTAATCCCAAATATATCACCATAGATGCATACAGGCTTTGTTCTCATTCTTAAATTAGTTAATCAATTAAAGTCATCCTGAAAAATAAACCCTTTACTATACACTGGGCCTCTGAAAAGTATAAATGTAACTAAAACTTGGGTGGGAGGGGCTAAATAATAAACAGCAGTAGtatataattttgtaattaaattgtattttaaaattctatattgtACCTGCTGTCCTTACTTCTCATTCGCTAGAATTTGGTCCttacttttctccttctctccttcaacAGGATCTCCTGAGCCAACTCCTTCACTATCATGTGTTCCAACTCACTATACATTAACAGTTTATAAATCACAAGTCCAGCTGTTTCTGGCGAGTTTCAGACCTCTCTTGCCATCTTTGCAATGTTCCTGTCTCTTTCTCACAGAAATATCCACTCCCACATATCTACTGTGACCATATGCCCCAGTGTGCCTGGATTAATCCCAGTTTACAGTGTTATCTGCCATCCCTCTGATCGGAGGCACTACAAAAGTGCCAAGTTTGCACAATACAGTGTCAGATTTAGTCACTCCATATGTGCCCCAGCCTGAATTCATCACCCATCTGTCTTCTATTCCCTgtagagatgaatgaaaacatcCCTTAACACAGAAATGCCAACAAGAAGTCTAGGCACCAAGGAGAAACCTTACCTTCTGCTCTAACATCTAATTGCAAAATAGTGGTCATCACTTCCAGTCAGTTCTGCTTCCTCAGTATAACTTTGCTTCTCTCTGTCCCCCTTTCATTGAGGCATTATGGAAGAGTGTTTACACCAGGGTTTTCCAATCCCAGTTCACCCAGTTGCATGATAatggcaagttactcaacctcacATTCTTCACCTATTAACGAATGAGGggaaaacacagagagagaaattttccatgaatgaatacatgagaaATACATATCATACATATTATAGCATGACTTAACAAATAGTACATGACTATTAGCTACAACTTAAATTCTGTCATATTTCACTTAGATTACTGCAGTTGTCTCCTACCGGTCGTAAGTCTTCCTTCCAAATTCACTACCTTCAAAACTCCACTGTTAGGATTATATCATAGCTGATTCTGTCAGTCTATTGCTTGAAATGATTCAGTCATTTTCCATAACCATTGAGATAGAAATCTAAACTTAAAAAAGCTGACAGGGCCTTTGGGAGTCTGTCCCTGACTTCTACAACCTCATCTCTCCCAGCCCCTTGCCTGAGATTACAGAAtagcctcccagcctccacccagtCCCTCTCTCAGGCTCCCATAGCTGATCCCTTGATTAGGAGGACACAATCCTCTTCTCCACCTGACTAGCTTAATTTCATCCTTCACAAGGCAGCTAAGGCATGTCGTCATCTTCCCTCTAAATCCTTCTCTGACTTCTTCAAGTACCTCCATCACTGTGTGTGGTCATCACATTCTAATGTAACGAACAAACGAACCGCTTGTTAACCAGCCCCAGGAGATCTAAGCTCCTTAACAACAGCTGTTTGGtctctcattttgttttacacCCAACTCAGCATAGATCTGGCACTAAGGAGGTACTCTGtgattaatttattaaatggaCCAATGATGTCAGGAGTTGGCATCAAAGCTAACTTTAGTTCAGCCATTAGATCCCTTACCTTTTAACCAAGCAGATAAACCAATTCACATTGCTATTTATAAATGCCTATTTTTCTAAactataaatacaatataaacaATTTAGGATTAATCTCTTTTGCTTTATGTTGGGATTCTCCTAGAGTACCACTTTCTAAAGAGTCTGTGGGAAGGTAAACTGCATTAAGtggaacatttctttaaaaatagtcctGTACTGTGGAACAACACCCAAGACTGCACTAGCCCCTGTCTGGTTGCCTAATTCATAACCTGGGAGCAGACTCTGAGAAAAACTGAACCAAATGCTGCTTTACCCATGGTTGGCTCCAAGTGGGCAGCAGCTAACATGTCCCTGTGTTTCTGCCTGCAGAGGATATATTCCCTTGCAAGTCCTGTGGCATCTGGTATCGGAGTGAGCGGAATCTGCAAGCCCATTTGATGTACTATTGCAGTGGGAGACAAAGAGAAACTGCTCCAGTGTCAGAGGAAAACGAAGACAGCACTCCTCAGATTTCCAGTATGTGCCCCTTCCCACAgtgcaccaagagcttttcaaaTGCCCGAGCTCTAGAAATGCACATGAACTCACACAGTGGTGAGTGCCTCTCTTGTTTCTTCTTCTACTCCAGGAGACCCTCTTCTTTCTCTACATATATACGTACATTCAtacatctctatctatctataaaatCAAACTTAAACTTGCTGGACCAGCTGGTTATTATCTTTTGTCCCGAACAAGTATACTCTATTCAAAGGACTTGGGTCTGAATTATTTTCTAACGACTTACAGTGCTCAGTTTACAGGCTAAATCATTCTAGTTTGTTCTCAACTAAAGTAATTATGCTGAAaaacaagtttctttttctttttttttttaagcctgttCTTGAGAGCAAGGTGGCAACTATTCCCATTTATTTTGGAATTGTATGCCCAATTGTTGTCAGTATCAAACATAGTATTCTaattcctatattttaaaaacaactgaaatgaatCAAATGTAcagaattatattaattttagatatttctttgAACATTCTTGGATAGGGCAAACCAAGGTTTGGGAATCATAGTTATTCAGAATATGAAACTTGTAAGTCACCTCCGGGTGACTTCCTTTGCTGTTTTTGCTTGGGTTgaataattaaaaatggaaataggtGCTCAGTTTAAAAAAACTAACTCCAACCTCCAGTGCTCTAGTACAGTGCAAGCTTTTGTCTTTGCACCTATAAAAATAAGCTGTTTCCTTTCTACttattctcttccctctccctacaaAGAGCTGTCTTTATGAGGTGATAAAGCAGGGGAAGCAGAAACAGGTTGGTTGTCTCACATGGTGAGTGTAAAGTCACGcgcaaaacaaaaatagagataGAGGGATCTTCCCAGCTCAACAGGAAAATGAGTATTGGATTAGCCaaggagaaaaggagacaaaTAAAAGAAGTCCCCTTTTATCTCTATCTCTCTGCCATATTTTCAtcttataaatataaaagacaattCTCATTTAAGTCtagagggcagagaggaggaacCAAGCCTGATGTAACCATATGCCAACAAATGGGAACAAGAGTTGACCTGAGTAAGTAAAAGTATCCAGATCCTGATTCCAATTCATAGGGGAAGGGGTCCCCCCGACCAAGTAATTCTTCAGACACCAACTGAGTGTCTTGCAATGCAACTccactcaattctgacactgtgcAGGGAGAGCATTAAATTCCCCAGATTAAGGGGTCAGTCCTACAAGAGTGACTCCCCCACCGCCACCCCAATGCAGACTTTAGTCTTTTGTGCTTCTGACCAGtcggctataaatcagaggtcgCCAAGACACCCCCTTGGTTTGACTGCTTTGCTAGAGTGTCTCCCGGAACTCAGAAAACCCATTTGTTCACCAgatactggtttattataaaaggatataactcaggaacagccagatggctGAGATGCGTAGGGCTAGGTTTGGGGAACGGGCAAGGTGCTTCCAAGTGCTCTCAGAGCCTGCCACTCTCCCCAGATCTCCACATGTTTACCAACTGAGATGCTCTCTAAActctgttttttgggggttttatggaggcttcattacataggcaggATTGATTAAGTTATTGGCCATTGGCAATTGAACTTAATCTCTAGCCCCTCTTCCCAGaagtggaggaggggaagaatGAAAGTTCCAACCCCTGTAATCACAAGATTGCTTCTCCTAACAATCACCCATCCTTAGGTTTACCtaagggctttccaaaagtcacctcagtAACATAACAAAGACACCTTTATCACTCTTATCACAGGAAACTCCAAGAGTTTTAGAAGCTGTGAGCTGGGAACCAAggataaagaccaaatatatatgagaaaaagaTTTTACTCATCAGAATGACCAAATACATATTCCTTGTAAATCACAATATTGCATTGAGGCTTACCCACCAGTCAGtggtgatattcaaaatatttaataactgacTAAAAACAGGCCATGACCAATCAGCATGGATGTCGGTCCTAAATGACTACATTAATGTACTGGTACCAATATCGGCCCTGGatagagataaaccatgttcagCAAAACCAatgaataaaattctaaatttgtaCCAAAGATAAATTAGTAGGTTATTAATTACTTTAGAAAATGGCTTCTATTTGGATTCTTTTGAATAAAGACCCAATCTGGTACACTAAATGCACTAAGATTTATTTGATTTGCACATAGGTTATCACTATCAACTCTAACTAATGCCTGCTTCTTCCTAATGTAGAGCATAGTGCTGTGGTAAGAAGGTTATTGgattagaaattataaaatctgAAGTTTAGTCATGGATCCATCACCGAATAGCTTTATTACCATAATCAATTCCTTTAGCCTCCTTGCATGTGTTTCCCGACCTGTAACATTGAAACAATGATGCCTATCCCACTACAATGCAATAATATTCACGAAAGTGCTTTGGAAACCATAAAGGGCTGTTATTATCATCATCTATGGTGAAGGACGTCACAAGAAAAACGTTACTATCACAAATAAGATTCCGAAAGATTTCAGTTCGTTTCTGCTGTGTTGGACACATGAGGTCATTAGTAACGGTTCATATCATTAGAAAACCAATATGTGTGGTTCTCAGTATTCTGATTTTGTATGTTCCTCCAGGAGTGAAAATGGAAGAATTCCTCCCCCCTGGTGCTAGTCTAAAATGCACCGTCTGTAGCTACACTGCTGATTCTGTGATCAACTTTCACCAACACCTGTTCTCCCATCTCACTCAAGCTGCCTTCCGATGCAATCACTGCCACTTCGGCTTCCAGACTCAGAGGGAGTTATTGCAGCACCAGGAGCTCCATGTCCCTGGCAGCAAACTGCCCAGAGAAAGtgacatggaacactctccaagTGGAACCGAAGACAGCTTACAGCCAGCCACAGACCTGCTGACCAGAAGTGAACTCCCCCAGAGCCAAAAGGCCATGCAGACTAAAGATGCGAGCTCTGACACGGAGCTGGACAAGTGTGAGAAAAAGACTCAGCTCTTTCTCACTAACCAGAGACCCGAAATTCAGTCTgcaacaaataaacaaagcttttcttacacaaaaataaagtctgaGCCCTCTAGTCCAAGACTTGCCTCATCTCCAGTTCAGCCTAATATTGGGCCTTCTTTCCCCGTGGGACCCTTTCTATCTCAGTTTGCTTTTCCCCAAGATATCACAATAGTCCCTCAAGCTTCAGAGATCTTAGCCAAGATGTCTGAACTGGTACATCGGCGACTGAGGCACGGAAGTAGTAGCTACCCTCCCGTCATTTACAGCCCCTTGATGCCCAAAGGGGCTACCTGTTTTGAGTGTAACATAACATTCAATAATTTGGATAATTATCTAGTGCACAAAAAACATTACTGCAGCAGCCGATGGCAGCAGATGGCCAAGTCCCCAGAGTTCCCTGGTGtttcagaaaagatgcctgaggCCGTGAGTCCCAACACTGGCCAAACCTCCATAAACCTTCTCAATCCAGCCGCTCATTCTGCTGATCCCGAGAATCCACTTCTTCAAACACCCTGCATCAATTCTTCCACTGTTTTAGATTTAATTGGGCCAAATGGGAAGGGCCACGACAAGGACTTTTCCATTCAAGCTAAGAAGCTCTCCACCCCCAACAGCAATGATGATAAAATTAATGGAAAACCTGTTGATGTGAAAAATCCCAGTGTCCCCTTAGTGGATGGGGAAAGTGACCCAAATAAGACTACCTGTGAAGCTTGCAACATTACTTTCAGCCGGCACGAAACATACATGGTCCACAAACAGTATTACTGTGCTACGCGCCACGACCCTCCGCTCAAGAGGTCAGCTTCCAACAAAGTGCCTGCCGTGCAGAGAACCATGCGTACGCGCAAGCGCAGGAAGATGTATGAGATGTGTCTTCCTGAACAGGAGCAAAGGCCTCCGCTAGTCCAACAGCGATTTCTCGACGTAGCCAACCTCAGCAATCCTTGTACCTCCACTCAAGAACCCACGGAAGGGCTGGGAGAGTGCTACCATCCAAGATGTGATATCTTTCCAGGAATTGTCTCAAAGCACTTGGAAACGTCCCTCACGATTAACAAGTGTGTTCCGGTTTCCAAATGTGACACTACTCATTCcagtgtttcctgcctagagatggACGTGCCCATAGATCTCAGCAAAAAGTGTTTATCCCAGTCTGAGCGGACGACTGCATCTCCCAAAAGGCTGCTGGACTACCACGAGTGCACTGTGTGTAAGATCAGTTTCAACAAGGTAGAAAACTACCTGGCCCACAAGCAGAATTTCTGCCCAGTCACTGCACACCAGCGTAATGACCTGGCTCCGCTCGACAGCAAAGTGTTTCCGAATCCAGAAAGCGAACGAAACAGCCCCGATGTCAGCTATGAAAGAAGCATcataaaatgtgagaaaaatggGAATCTGAAGCAGCCTTCCCCCAACGGAAACTTATTTTCATCCCACTTAGCAACCCTGCAGGGCCTGAAAGTCTTCAGTGAAGCCGCTCAGCTCATTGcgacaaaagaagaaaacaaacatttgtttcttcCACAATGCCTGTACCCTGGAGCAATAAAGAAGGCAAAAGGAGCCGACCAGCTCTCTCCTTATTATGGAATAAAGCCAAGTGATTATATTTCTGGTTCTCTTGTCATCCATAACGCTGACGTGGACCAAAGCACAAACGCGGAAAATGAATCTCCCAAAAGCCAGGCTTCTTCCAATGGGTGCGCTGTGCCGAAGAAAGATTCCCTGCCGTTGTTGCCCAAGAATCGAGGCATGGTCATAGTGAATGGTGGACTGAAGCAAGACGAGCGCCCTGCCGCCAACCCACAGCAAGAGAACATTGCCCAGAATCCTCAGCATGAAGACAGCCGCAAATCTCCCTCCTGGATCTCGGAGAACCCATTAGCCACGAACGAGAACGTCTCCCCAGGAATTCCCTCCACAGAGGACCAGTTGTCTAGTATAGCTAAAGGTGTGAATGGCTCCACCCAGGCTCCAACCAGTGGGAAATATTGCCGGCTGTGTGACATCCAGTTCAACAACCTCTCAAACTTTATAACTCACAAGAAGTTTTATTGCTCCTCACATGCAGCAGAACATGTCAaatgaaatcacaaaataaataaacatcactCACCTTTGGTACCAGTGTTTAGTATGTTGTTCTACccagtacagaaaaaaaaaaaaagcaaaaaaaaaaaaaaaaaaagaaagctgtttgAATTACATCTGGGCAATCAGGAGACAATTCATTATGGCTGAGTTGAAGACTTAAGGTGTAATTTCATTACAGTCCATTAGTAAAGTGTATTATTGGtgccattttaaaagaaaattaatttattttaccagCAGTATTCATAGCTGTggttatgttattttttatttaaaaactttatattaaAGTCATTTGTAATGTTATTGTATAGTTATTGTGTAGCATATATGGTTTGCACTGTATAGtagcttttaaagaaaatagtcACAAACAATACAGAAAAGCATTTTAGAAATAGCTTCCAAAGCACTTGTGTATCTTGATTTCTTCTTATATGCTgttgcagatatatgtatatgctaaAATATAACTTGCAAAGATGTTCTAAATACACGTGCTATAAGTTCGCCTTAAGATTTCAGTTCTTGGATAATCAGGCTCCGTTTGCACTTTATATTTTAGCAGATACAGTCTCTTAGTAACTAGGCTTTGCATTTGTATGTAGCCGTATGTTTCTGTCCATTTTCTTAATCTGAAACATGTATGTTAAATGAAGAcggcaatttttttcttgtatagtACTTGTATTTTCTTTCGCTGATGCAGCTCTGTCtcaatttttaaactttgctgTTAAATGCAATACTTTATAAGAATGAACAAAATTACTGGAAGCAGTATTGTAAGTAATGAGGTAGTATTAATCGGTTTTATCTTTTGAAAGGCACAGTCTAAATCGAAACCCTAAACTCAATGCTGCAAGTATGAATTTAATTCATATATAAGATCTATTTAAATATAAGAGTAGCAATACTGCACCTGGTGATCACAAAGATAATGTTCTACTTCTGATAGAAATAATTTCTCAACAAATGTTGTTACTATGCATGTATATGGATGGAATAAAATTCCAGATTGTTGGAGAAGTttggcatactttttttttttttaaatacaagggAAACCCTATATACCCGTTCTTTGTAACAAGAATAGGTTCAAAACAGTACTGGATAGCTGTAGTAACATGATGACAAAACAGTCAATATAActtactttattaaaatgaacCGGAAACTCCAGGCTCTGGAACTAGAAAAGTTCATTATTAATATGTAGAAGAAGCACTATCTCTCTGTTCTCTACCCACCCCCAACTGTAGCTCACAAAAAAGAACAATTTCATGAATGTCTGAAAGGCTTACAAAGTCTACCATGAGAATTGGCACCAAAGATGATCAAGTGCacccaacttttattttttattttattttctttaatttttttttttttttacttatttatttttggttgcgttgggtcttcgttgctgcgcgcaggctttctctagttgcattgaacgggtgctactctttgttgtggtgtgcggtcttttcactgcggtggcttctcttgttgcggagcacaggctccaggcgagcgggctcagtagttgtgactcgagggttctagagctcaggcttagtagttgtggcacacgggccacaactgttgctctgcggcatgtggcaacttcccggaccagggaatcgaacccatgtgccctagcattggcaggcagactcccaagcactgcgccaTCGGGGAAGTACCGCAGCCAGCTTTTAGATGGAGTTTACCAGAGAGAGGTTTGCATTTTGAGGAGCAGCGAAGCGGTAAAGTGACCCTGATGAGTAAAGATGCACAAACTTCATGCTGGCAATTTGTAAAAGACACTAGTTTTCACGCATCTCATTTGTTCTTTCTGAGGGTTTGCGCGTTGAGGGAGAGTGGAGAGCAGATAATGTGGGTTAGATCATAGAGGATCTAATGAGCCACCCAGAGATGTTGACGTGTGATTCAGTAGTCAAGATGGCGCCTGTTGCCCATCAAGAGAGATGCGGTCTACTGCAGTCTGAGAAACGCCCCGATCTGGAAAGGCAAGTACCTGTGGTTAAGACACACTGTTTGCAAGTAGGTTGTgatgcactattttttttttaaagaagatgttgggggtaggagtttattaattaatttatttatttttgctgtgttgggtcttcgtttcttgtgcgagggctgtctctagttgtggcaagtgggggccactcttcatcgcggtgcacgggcctctctcttactgtcgcagcctctctcgttgcggagcacaggctccagacgctcaggctcagtagttgtggctcacgggcctagttgctccgcggcatgtgggatcctcccagaccagggctcgaacccgtgtcccctgcattggcaggcagattctcaaccactgcgccaccagggaagccctgtgatgcaCTATTATTCATCCTTATTAGATTTGGTAGCATAATGAACATAAGGTGCTAGTCCCAAACATAGCCTATAAATACTGTGTGGTCGAGAACTTTTATCTAGTTGCTTGTTGAGaataacagtttttaaatgtaaaaccttGACCTTAGTTgatgttttaaatctttttaaatctGTTCAGGTGCTTCTAATATGTGACAATGTTGGGAAACACTACAAGGT carries:
- the ZFPM2 gene encoding zinc finger protein ZFPM2 isoform X1 — translated: MSRRKQSKPRQIKRPLEDAIEEEEEECPSEETDIISKGDFPLEESFSTEFGPENLSCEEVEYFCNKGDDEGVQETAESDGDTQSEKPGQPGVEIDDWDGPGELEVFQKDGERKIQSRQQLPVGTTWGPFAGKMDLNNNSLKTKAQVPMVLTAGPKWLLDVTWQGVEDNKNNCIVYSKGGQLWCTTTKAISEGEELIAFVVDFDSRLQAASQMTLTEGMYPARLLDSIQLLPQQAAMASILPTAIVNKDIFPCKSCGIWYRSERNLQAHLMYYCSGRQRETAPVSEENEDSTPQISSMCPFPQCTKSFSNARALEMHMNSHSGVKMEEFLPPGASLKCTVCSYTADSVINFHQHLFSHLTQAAFRCNHCHFGFQTQRELLQHQELHVPGSKLPRESDMEHSPSGTEDSLQPATDLLTRSELPQSQKAMQTKDASSDTELDKCEKKTQLFLTNQRPEIQSATNKQSFSYTKIKSEPSSPRLASSPVQPNIGPSFPVGPFLSQFAFPQDITIVPQASEILAKMSELVHRRLRHGSSSYPPVIYSPLMPKGATCFECNITFNNLDNYLVHKKHYCSSRWQQMAKSPEFPGVSEKMPEAVSPNTGQTSINLLNPAAHSADPENPLLQTPCINSSTVLDLIGPNGKGHDKDFSIQAKKLSTPNSNDDKINGKPVDVKNPSVPLVDGESDPNKTTCEACNITFSRHETYMVHKQYYCATRHDPPLKRSASNKVPAVQRTMRTRKRRKMYEMCLPEQEQRPPLVQQRFLDVANLSNPCTSTQEPTEGLGECYHPRCDIFPGIVSKHLETSLTINKCVPVSKCDTTHSSVSCLEMDVPIDLSKKCLSQSERTTASPKRLLDYHECTVCKISFNKVENYLAHKQNFCPVTAHQRNDLAPLDSKVFPNPESERNSPDVSYERSIIKCEKNGNLKQPSPNGNLFSSHLATLQGLKVFSEAAQLIATKEENKHLFLPQCLYPGAIKKAKGADQLSPYYGIKPSDYISGSLVIHNADVDQSTNAENESPKSQASSNGCAVPKKDSLPLLPKNRGMVIVNGGLKQDERPAANPQQENIAQNPQHEDSRKSPSWISENPLATNENVSPGIPSTEDQLSSIAKGVNGSTQAPTSGKYCRLCDIQFNNLSNFITHKKFYCSSHAAEHVK
- the ZFPM2 gene encoding zinc finger protein ZFPM2 isoform X3, giving the protein MDLNNNSLKTKAQVPMVLTAGPKWLLDVTWQGVEDNKNNCIVYSKGGQLWCTTTKAISEGEELIAFVVDFDSRLQAASQMTLTEGMYPARLLDSIQLLPQQAAMASILPTAIVNKDIFPCKSCGIWYRSERNLQAHLMYYCSGRQRETAPVSEENEDSTPQISSMCPFPQCTKSFSNARALEMHMNSHSGVKMEEFLPPGASLKCTVCSYTADSVINFHQHLFSHLTQAAFRCNHCHFGFQTQRELLQHQELHVPGSKLPRESDMEHSPSGTEDSLQPATDLLTRSELPQSQKAMQTKDASSDTELDKCEKKTQLFLTNQRPEIQSATNKQSFSYTKIKSEPSSPRLASSPVQPNIGPSFPVGPFLSQFAFPQDITIVPQASEILAKMSELVHRRLRHGSSSYPPVIYSPLMPKGATCFECNITFNNLDNYLVHKKHYCSSRWQQMAKSPEFPGVSEKMPEAVSPNTGQTSINLLNPAAHSADPENPLLQTPCINSSTVLDLIGPNGKGHDKDFSIQAKKLSTPNSNDDKINGKPVDVKNPSVPLVDGESDPNKTTCEACNITFSRHETYMVHKQYYCATRHDPPLKRSASNKVPAVQRTMRTRKRRKMYEMCLPEQEQRPPLVQQRFLDVANLSNPCTSTQEPTEGLGECYHPRCDIFPGIVSKHLETSLTINKCVPVSKCDTTHSSVSCLEMDVPIDLSKKCLSQSERTTASPKRLLDYHECTVCKISFNKVENYLAHKQNFCPVTAHQRNDLAPLDSKVFPNPESERNSPDVSYERSIIKCEKNGNLKQPSPNGNLFSSHLATLQGLKVFSEAAQLIATKEENKHLFLPQCLYPGAIKKAKGADQLSPYYGIKPSDYISGSLVIHNADVDQSTNAENESPKSQASSNGCAVPKKDSLPLLPKNRGMVIVNGGLKQDERPAANPQQENIAQNPQHEDSRKSPSWISENPLATNENVSPGIPSTEDQLSSIAKGVNGSTQAPTSGKYCRLCDIQFNNLSNFITHKKFYCSSHAAEHVK
- the ZFPM2 gene encoding zinc finger protein ZFPM2 isoform X2, which produces MSRRKQSKPRQIKRPLEDAIEEEEEECPSEETDIISKGDFPLEESFSTEFGPENLSCEEVEYFCNKGDDEGVQETAESDGDTQSEKPGQPGVEIDDWDGPGELEVFQKDGERKIQSRQQLPVGTTWGPFAGKMDLNNNSLKTKAQVPMVLTAGPKWLLDVTWQGVEDNKNNCIVYSKGGQLWCTTTKAISEGEELIAFVVDFDSRLQAASQMTLTEGMYPARLLDSIQLLPQQAAMASILPTAIVNKDIFPCKSCGIWYRSERNLQAHLMYYCSGRQRETAPVSEENEDSTPQISRVKMEEFLPPGASLKCTVCSYTADSVINFHQHLFSHLTQAAFRCNHCHFGFQTQRELLQHQELHVPGSKLPRESDMEHSPSGTEDSLQPATDLLTRSELPQSQKAMQTKDASSDTELDKCEKKTQLFLTNQRPEIQSATNKQSFSYTKIKSEPSSPRLASSPVQPNIGPSFPVGPFLSQFAFPQDITIVPQASEILAKMSELVHRRLRHGSSSYPPVIYSPLMPKGATCFECNITFNNLDNYLVHKKHYCSSRWQQMAKSPEFPGVSEKMPEAVSPNTGQTSINLLNPAAHSADPENPLLQTPCINSSTVLDLIGPNGKGHDKDFSIQAKKLSTPNSNDDKINGKPVDVKNPSVPLVDGESDPNKTTCEACNITFSRHETYMVHKQYYCATRHDPPLKRSASNKVPAVQRTMRTRKRRKMYEMCLPEQEQRPPLVQQRFLDVANLSNPCTSTQEPTEGLGECYHPRCDIFPGIVSKHLETSLTINKCVPVSKCDTTHSSVSCLEMDVPIDLSKKCLSQSERTTASPKRLLDYHECTVCKISFNKVENYLAHKQNFCPVTAHQRNDLAPLDSKVFPNPESERNSPDVSYERSIIKCEKNGNLKQPSPNGNLFSSHLATLQGLKVFSEAAQLIATKEENKHLFLPQCLYPGAIKKAKGADQLSPYYGIKPSDYISGSLVIHNADVDQSTNAENESPKSQASSNGCAVPKKDSLPLLPKNRGMVIVNGGLKQDERPAANPQQENIAQNPQHEDSRKSPSWISENPLATNENVSPGIPSTEDQLSSIAKGVNGSTQAPTSGKYCRLCDIQFNNLSNFITHKKFYCSSHAAEHVK